DNA from Halalkalicoccus subterraneus:
TCGGCGGTTCGATCACGCTCCACAACGTCCCCGAGGGCTTAGCGATCGGGATCGCCTTCGGCAGCGGGCTCGAAGGGGTGGGGGTCGCGCTGGCGATCGCGATCGCCATCCAGAACGTCCCCGACGGGTTCGCGATGGCGATACCGGCCAGCAGGACCGGCCTCTCGGACGCGAAGACGATCCTCTATACGACGCTTTCGGGCGGGGTTCCCGAACCGGTCGCCGCCCTCGCGGGTTTCGCGCTCGTCGCCGTCGTCACCCAGTTGTTCCCGGTCGCGGCGGGCTTTGCCGCCGGGACGATGATCGCCGTGATCTTCCGGGAGATGATCCCCCAGAGCCACGGCCATGGATACGCCGACGAGGCCACCCTGACCTTCCTCGTCGGTTTCGCGATCATGCTGTTCGTCGACACTGCCCTGGCCGTCTGAATCCCCCCACTTCCACTTTCACCGAGCTACCGCACGCGTTTTACGTACCGCGGCGATAGAGACGGGTACGAATGACGTCGCTCCAGTCGACGCTCGGCGACGAGCAGGGGATCGCCGACGAGCTCGCTGCCAACCAGCGGGAGATCTCCATCGCCGAGTTCTTCGAGAAGAACAAGCACATGCTCGGGTTCGACAGCGGGGCCCGAGGGCTGGTCACCGCCGTCAAGGAGGCCGTCGACAACGCGCTGGACGCCACCGAGGAGGCGGGCATCCTCCCCGATATCTACGTCGGCATCGAGGAGGTCGGCAACTATTATCGCCTCGTCGTCGAGGACAACGGGCCGGGGATCACCAAAGAGCAGATCCCCAAGGTCTTCGGGAAGCTGCTGTATGGCTCTCGGTTTCACGCCCGCGAGCAGTCCCGCGGCCAGCAGGGGATCGGCATTTCGGCGGCGGTGCTCTACAGCCAGCTCACCAGCGGGAAGCCCGCGAAGATCACCTCCCGAACCCAGGGCTCCGCGGAAGCACAGTACTTCGAGCTGATCATCGACACTGACACCAACGAACCCGAGATCAGCACCGAGAAGACTACCTCGTGGGATCGCCCACACGGCACGCGCATCGAACTGGAGATGGAGGCGAACATGCGCGCGCGCGGCCAGCTGCGGGACTACATCAAACACACCGCCGTCGTCAACCCCCACGCCCGGATCGAGCTCCACGAGCCGAACGATTCGTTCAAATCAGAGCGCGCGACCGACCAACTGCCCGCAGAAACCGAGGAGATCCGCCCCCATCCTCACGGCGTCGAGCTGGGGACGGTCATCAAGATGCTCGGAGCGACCGATTCGCACTCGCTGTCGGGCTTCCTCCAGGAGGAGTTCACCCGCGTCGGGAAGAAGACCGCCGGGAAGGTGCTCGACAACTTCCGGGACCGCCACTTCGGCCGCGAGATGGCCTGGAAGCCGCCCGAGGATTTGACAGTAGTCGAGCGCGCGGTACGCGAGGCGACCGCGAACAAGGCTGCCGACGCGGTCGAGGCGTTCGCGAGCGGCATCGCGAAACGAGTGAGCGAGCGCGACCGCCTCGCCCACCACGAACTCGCCGGGATCGTCGCCGAGGTCGCCGACGGGATCGCCGCCGAACACGGCACGTTCGGCGCGACCGTCCGCGAGAAGGCCGTCGAGGCGGCGTGGATCGCGATCATCGAGGACAGGGACGCCGAGTGCTATCGGTTGGTCGATGGCGCAACGAGTACCCGCAAGGACGAGGCGACGGTCGAAGCCCTCGCCGGGCGGATCGCCACGAAGTTCGACGACGACCGCAACCGCCTGCCCCGATCGACCCTTACGGAGTACGTCGATCGTGCCGCGGACATGACCCAGGAGCGTGACGACGTCGCGGTCGGCGAGACCGCCCGCGAGAACATCGTCGAGGAGTTCTGGTCGGTCATGCGAACGGTTCTGGACGACGTGCCGCTGGCTCGCGAGGTGGCGAACGACCGCAACACCGCCCGCGAGCTCGTCGAGGCGATGCGCGAGACCGACATCATCGCCCCGCCGACGGACTGCCTCGCGCCGATCACCGCCGAACTGGTCGAGGCAGGACTGAAAAAGGAGTTCGATGCCGAGTTCTACGCCGCCGCGACCCGGGACGCCGAGGTCCATGGCGGCGATCCGTTCATCGTCGAGGCGGGTATCGCCTACGGCGGCGAGATCCCCGCCGAAGGAAGCATCGACGTGATGCGATTCGCGAACCGCGTGCCCCTGGTCTATCAGCGCGGGGCGTGTGCGACCACCGACGTCGTGAAGTCGATCGGCTGGCGCAACTACGGGCTGGACCAGCCCGGCGACAGCGGGCTTCCGAACGGCCCCGCCGTGGTGATGGTCCACGTCGCCTCGACGAACGTCCCCTTCACCAGCGAGTCGAAGGACGCCATCGCGAACGTCCCCGCGATCGAGGACGAGATCGAACTCGCGATCCGCGAGGCGGCCCGCGAGCTCAAGTCCTACCTGAACAAACAGCGTTCGATCGCCAAACGCCGGAAGAAACAGGACGTACTCGCGACGATCCTGCCCGAGATGGCCGAGAAGGTCGCGGAAGTAACGGAGAGGGAGTCGCCGAACATCGACGCGGCGCTCGCCCGGATCATGAACAACGTGCAGGTCTCGCGCGCCGTCAAGGACGGTTCGGTGAGGCTACTCGTCGAGAACCACTCGGGGACGTCGGAGGACATCGAGCTTACGGATATCGTCTCGGCGGAGCCGAGCGACCTCTCGGAGGGAACGGTGATAGAGATGGACGGCGAGTGGTTCGTCAAGTGGTCGCCGACGGTTCCGGCCGGTGAGACGGCGACCTTGGAGTACCGCGTGGACGAGGACGTGACCTTCGACCTTGACGTGAGCGGGGTCGAGACGGCGAAACTAACAGTTGAGAGATGAGTACGGACACACCACACGACGCGCGCGAACAGCTGATCGAACTCGCAGCGGAGTTCTACGACCAGTTCGCCGAGGGCGACATCCCCGAGATGACGCTTCCGACCCGAACGAAGAGTAACATCGAGTACGACGAGGACTCGCGAGTATGGGTCTACGGCGACCGGACGAGCACCCGCTCGGCGAACTCGGTTCGGGGGGCGCGCAAGCTCCTGAAGGCGATCTACACGAT
Protein-coding regions in this window:
- a CDS encoding ZIP family metal transporter; the protein is MEPVLTVLLVSLLAGCATGIGALPILVTESVSHRVYDAALGLAAGIMFGAAVFALILPGMEIGSLAEVLVGILLGGPFLLVANRAIPHVHLLINGRKTGEPDAEIEPEDADTTRRALLVGGSITLHNVPEGLAIGIAFGSGLEGVGVALAIAIAIQNVPDGFAMAIPASRTGLSDAKTILYTTLSGGVPEPVAALAGFALVAVVTQLFPVAAGFAAGTMIAVIFREMIPQSHGHGYADEATLTFLVGFAIMLFVDTALAV
- a CDS encoding DNA topoisomerase VI subunit B; the protein is MTSLQSTLGDEQGIADELAANQREISIAEFFEKNKHMLGFDSGARGLVTAVKEAVDNALDATEEAGILPDIYVGIEEVGNYYRLVVEDNGPGITKEQIPKVFGKLLYGSRFHAREQSRGQQGIGISAAVLYSQLTSGKPAKITSRTQGSAEAQYFELIIDTDTNEPEISTEKTTSWDRPHGTRIELEMEANMRARGQLRDYIKHTAVVNPHARIELHEPNDSFKSERATDQLPAETEEIRPHPHGVELGTVIKMLGATDSHSLSGFLQEEFTRVGKKTAGKVLDNFRDRHFGREMAWKPPEDLTVVERAVREATANKAADAVEAFASGIAKRVSERDRLAHHELAGIVAEVADGIAAEHGTFGATVREKAVEAAWIAIIEDRDAECYRLVDGATSTRKDEATVEALAGRIATKFDDDRNRLPRSTLTEYVDRAADMTQERDDVAVGETARENIVEEFWSVMRTVLDDVPLAREVANDRNTARELVEAMRETDIIAPPTDCLAPITAELVEAGLKKEFDAEFYAAATRDAEVHGGDPFIVEAGIAYGGEIPAEGSIDVMRFANRVPLVYQRGACATTDVVKSIGWRNYGLDQPGDSGLPNGPAVVMVHVASTNVPFTSESKDAIANVPAIEDEIELAIREAARELKSYLNKQRSIAKRRKKQDVLATILPEMAEKVAEVTERESPNIDAALARIMNNVQVSRAVKDGSVRLLVENHSGTSEDIELTDIVSAEPSDLSEGTVIEMDGEWFVKWSPTVPAGETATLEYRVDEDVTFDLDVSGVETAKLTVER